In the Marinobacter sp. MDS2 genome, TCGAAGCGGCAAAAGGACTGCACGACGAAGCGTTGCTTCAACACGTTCAAAAAAACTCGAAAGGTCGGGACAAAAGCGTTTACCAGACTGTCCGGCAATCACTTCAGCGCTTGCGTGAGCAGCAGGCCCGTGAAGCCGCAACCCGCCAGCGAGTCAGTGATCTGGTCGCACAAGCCAAAGACCAGGCCAGCAGCGAAAACACCAAACTGTTCAAAGCCCGTCTTGAGGCATTACAAGAGCAATGGCAAGCGGTAAAAGACGACGCCAGCTCAGAGCAATCGCAACACTTTCTGGAAGCGGTACATGCTTGCCAAAAGCGTTTGCAGCAGATTGAACATGCTCAACAGGAAGAAGCGCGCGAGCAAGAACAGGCACGCCAGCGTACCGAAACACTCGAACTGCTCAAAAACACGCTGACCGACCTCAAACAGCAAGACGCCAACGACCTGCCTTCTCCCTCGGCTCTCGACGCCCTCCAGAAAACACAAGAGAACCGCTGGCTGGAAGCGACCAGAGACACCCACGTTGAGAAAAGTGAACAAAAAACCTACGAACAGCAGATGCAGACACTCCGCAGCTGTTTGAACGCTGTTCGCTGGCTGGCGCAGGAAAAAGACACTTTGACCGCGCTGGCACAAGCGGCTGAATCAGGCGAAGCCACGGACGAGCACCGAACCAAAGCGACCGAACTGCTCCAGCAACTGGAATGGCCTGCCGAGCTATCTCAGCCCGCTGCCTTGGTTCAGGTTCGCAGGCTCACCGGCAAACGACAAGCACCGAAACAGAACGAAGGCCAGCGAGAAAAGCAGCAAGAGATTGCGAGCAAATTGAAAAGCGCTTTACCAGAATTGGAAGCCGCTCTCGAGGCTCGCCAATTCAAAGAGTCCAAGCAGCTGTTCAAAACCGCGCAGAACCTCTATCAGCAATTGGACCACGGTCACCGGAAAAACCTGCAAGCACGCATGCAGTTGCTTACAGGCCAGTTTCGCGAACTGAGCGATTGGCAAGGTTTTGCAACCGAGCCCAAACAAATCGCCCTGTGCGAGCAGATGGAATATCTGGCCGAGCAACCCATGGACCCGGAAGCCAAAGCGGAACGGATCAAAGAACTGCAAGGCGAATGGCGCAACTTGGGTGGATCGTCAGACCGAACCCTTTGGACCCGGTTCAAAGCCGCCTCAGATCTGGCTTACGAGCCCTGCAAAGCCTATTTTGAAGCCAAATCCGACCTGAAGCAGGCAAATCTGGATAAACGAAAAGCGATCTGCGATGAACTGTCCAATTTCCTCGACAACGCCGACTGGGCATCCATTGACTGGAAGGCCATTGAACGTATCTACCAGACCGCAAGGCAGGAATGGAAAGAAGCCTGGCCGGTTGATTTCCGAAACAACCGGTCGGTACAGAAACAGTTTGATGAACTGCTGAAACGATTGGAACAACCACTGGATGAAGAGCGCAAAAAGAACGAAGCCTTGAAGCAATCCATTGTGGAGAGAGCTCAGGGGCTGATTGATCATGAGCCGCTGCAGGAAGCCATGGATCAAGCCAAATCCTTGCAAGCTGAATGGACCAGCATTGGCATTACACGGCACCGCGAGGACCGCAAGATGTGGCAGGCATTCCGCAAAGCCTGCGATCAGATTTTTGCCCGTCGCGAGGCCCAGCGCACCGAGCAGCAACATGCCAGCCAATTGGCCGACCAGGCCGCTCAAGAAGTCTTGAGCCAATATCAGAGCATTGATGCCGATGCAGACGAGACGATTCTGAGCGAAGCCCGGCAAGCCATTCAACCGCTGTCCAACCAACCTTTATCGCCGGCGATCAAAGAACAGGTGCAGCAGCTTAAGCAGAAGCTCAACCGGGCCGCGGAGCTGAAAAAGTTTCAGCAAACGGTGTCCGACTGGCAAGCGTTCGTCAGCGACAAAGTTGAGCAAAAACTAGCAAGCGAAACTGCGCCCAAACACTGGTTTAATCTGGTCAACGCCGCTGGCCCGATCAACGGGCGAGATCTGGCCATCCGGGCAGAGATACTGACAGGAACACCCACACCGGAACAAGATCAGCCCCGCCGCATGGAGATTCAGGTGCAGCGGCTCAGCGATGGCATGGGAAGCACCGACAATGCCTCTCCCACCCAGGAACTCGAGAAGCTGGTTGCACTTTGGTGTTTGCATCCGGACGTTGAAGATACCTCAGCAGAAAATGCAGAACGGTTGAAGCAGGCATTAACCAGCCTGACCCAAACCAGCTGATCACAACGTATTGATCACAAGCCTCCCAATCCCTGACCGGCCCAGCCGCTCAGGGATTTTTTTATCACCGGCATACTCCTGAGCAAATAGGCCAATGGGATTGGCAGGCACTGTCATTACTCCGCCCGCACCATAACGGCTATGGTTAGATAACTGACGTATTCCACAAAACAACGAACAGAGGAACGAGCATGTCCACCGAGGCGTATATCTTTGATGCAGTCCGCACCCCACGCGGGCGTGGCAAGAAAGACGGTTCACTGCACAGCGTCAAACCCATTACATTGCTGAGCGCGGTGCTTGACGCTCTGCAAGAACGCAACCAGCTGGATACTGCGCAGGTAGATGACATCGTCATGGGCTGTGTGACCGCTGTTGGCGATCAGGGTGCCGATATCGCCAAAACGGCGGCTCTGGCATCAGGTTGGGACGAGAAAGTAGCCGGCGTAACACTCAACCGCTTCTGTGCTTCAGGCCTTGAAGCTGTCAATCTGGCAGCCATGAAAGTTCGTTCCGGCTGGGAAGACTTGGTGGTTGCCGGTGGTGTTGAATCCATGTCTCGCGTTCCGATGGGATCTGATGGCGGCGCTTGGGCGACGGATCCCGAAACCAACCTGGAAACCGGCTTCATGCCGCAGGGTATTGGTGCGGACCTTATCGCAACCCTTGAAGGTTTCACACGAACAGATGTTGACAACTTTGCTGTTCGTTCCCAGCAAAAGGCCGCCAACGCTTGGGAACAAGGTTACTTCGCCAAATCCATCGTTCCAGTGACCGACAATACCGGCGTCACGATTTTGGATCACGACGAATTCATTCGCAGCAACACCACTGTGGACTCACTGGCTGGTCTCAAGCCCTCATTCCAGATGATGGGCGAGATGGGTTTCAACAGCGTGGCACGTGAGAAGTACCATTACGTCGAGAAAATCAACCACGTTCACCACGCCGGCAACTCCTCGGGCATCGTGGATGGCGCAACTGCGCTGCTGATCGGCAGTGAAGCCAAAGGCAAAGAGCTGGGCTTGAAGCCCCGCGCCCGTATTGTCGCAACGGCAGTCACCAGTACCGACCCCACTATCATGCTCACCGGCCCGGCGCCGGCTGCTCGAAAAGCGTTGGAAAAAGCCGGACTGACGATAGACCAGATCGACCTGTTTGAAGTGAACGAAGCCTTCGCCTCCGTCGTGATGCGTTTCCAGAAAGAACTGTCTGTTCCGGACGAGAAAGTGAACGTCAACGGCGGTGCTATCGCCATGGGCCACCCTCTGGGCGCGACCGGTGCCATGATACTCGGCACCCTGCTCGATGAACTTGAGCGCCGCGAACTCCGCTACGGCCTGGCCACTCTTTGTGTCGGCGGCGGCATGGGTATTGCCACCATCATTGAACGCGTTTGAACCCACTTTCAAAATAAGGAACAGACCATGACTGCAATTAAGTACGACCTGGGTTCAGACCAAATCCTGACTCTCACCATCGACATGCCCGGCCAGTCCGCGAACACCATGAATGGAGAGTTTCGGACCGCTCTCAGCGAAGTCGTTGCCAAGGTTAAGCAAGACCTGGATAACATCAAAGGCATCATTGTCGCATCCGCGAAGAAAACATTCTTTGCCGGTGGCGATTTGAACGAATTACACAAGGTGACACGCGACCAGGCAAAAGCCTTTGAAGACATGGTAGACGGCATGAAAGCCGACATGCGCTTCCTTGAAACCTGTGGCAAGCCCGTTGTTGCTGCGATTAACGGCACTGCGCTCGGCGGCGGTCTGGAAATCGCCCTCGCCTGTCACCATCGTGTTGCACTCGATAAAGACAGCACCCAGCTCGGCTTGCCTGAAGTCACTTTGGGCCTGCTTCCCGGCGGTGGTGGTACCCAGCGTCTACCGCGAATGATCGGGCTTGAAGCCGCCTTCCCGCTATTGATGGAAGGCAAGAAGCTAGCGCCTAAAGCAGCTTTGAAAGCCGGAGTAATCGACGCTCTGGCAAGCTCACCTGAAGAAATGATGAGCAAGGCTCGCGAGTTCATTGTAGCCAACCCGAAATCCCAGCAGCCCTGGGACAAGAAAGGTTTCAAAATGCCGGGCGGCGCACCACACCATCCGGCCATGGCGCAAAAGCTCGCAATTGCGCCAGCTATGCTTCGCCAGAAAACCAAAGGCTGCTACCCGGCACCGGAGCGGATCCTCGCGGCTGCCGTTGAAGGCGCACAGGTTGATTTCGACAGCGGTAGCTTGGTCGAAACCCGCTACTTCGCAGAGCTGGCCACCGGTAACGTTGCGAAAAACATGACCAGCACCTTCTGGTTCCAGCTAAACGCCATCAAAGCCGGCGGTAGCCGACCTGACGGTGTCGAGAAGGAAACCTTCAAGAAAGTGGGGGTTCTGGGTGCCGGTATGATGGGCGCAGGCATTGCATACTCCACCGCTACTCGCGGCGTCGAAGTCGTACTGAAGGACGTATCGGTCGAGAATGCCGAAAAAGGCAAAAGCTATTCCGAGAAGCTGCTAGCCAAGAAAGTTAGCCGCGGCCGCATGACCGAAGCCGAAAAAGATGCGGTTCTGAGCCGCATTACTGCAACCGACTCAGCGGACGACCTGGAAAACTGTGATCTCATCATTGAGGCCGTTTTCGAAGACAGCGGATTGAAAGCGAAAGTAACCCGGGAAGCCGAGCCGAAAATGGCAGCCAACGGCATCTTTGCGTCCAACACGTCCACCATCCCCATCAGTCAGCTGGCCGACGCCTCCGCGAAGCCGGAAA is a window encoding:
- a CDS encoding DUF349 domain-containing protein produces the protein MAAFIQKLFKSRKTKATSSSNSQAKPEAKQPAEVDQRNELRETQQQQLTNTPEQSVLATLAVDGVTAAIRLEAAKGLHDEALLQHVQKNSKGRDKSVYQTVRQSLQRLREQQAREAATRQRVSDLVAQAKDQASSENTKLFKARLEALQEQWQAVKDDASSEQSQHFLEAVHACQKRLQQIEHAQQEEAREQEQARQRTETLELLKNTLTDLKQQDANDLPSPSALDALQKTQENRWLEATRDTHVEKSEQKTYEQQMQTLRSCLNAVRWLAQEKDTLTALAQAAESGEATDEHRTKATELLQQLEWPAELSQPAALVQVRRLTGKRQAPKQNEGQREKQQEIASKLKSALPELEAALEARQFKESKQLFKTAQNLYQQLDHGHRKNLQARMQLLTGQFRELSDWQGFATEPKQIALCEQMEYLAEQPMDPEAKAERIKELQGEWRNLGGSSDRTLWTRFKAASDLAYEPCKAYFEAKSDLKQANLDKRKAICDELSNFLDNADWASIDWKAIERIYQTARQEWKEAWPVDFRNNRSVQKQFDELLKRLEQPLDEERKKNEALKQSIVERAQGLIDHEPLQEAMDQAKSLQAEWTSIGITRHREDRKMWQAFRKACDQIFARREAQRTEQQHASQLADQAAQEVLSQYQSIDADADETILSEARQAIQPLSNQPLSPAIKEQVQQLKQKLNRAAELKKFQQTVSDWQAFVSDKVEQKLASETAPKHWFNLVNAAGPINGRDLAIRAEILTGTPTPEQDQPRRMEIQVQRLSDGMGSTDNASPTQELEKLVALWCLHPDVEDTSAENAERLKQALTSLTQTS
- a CDS encoding acetyl-CoA C-acetyltransferase, whose product is MSTEAYIFDAVRTPRGRGKKDGSLHSVKPITLLSAVLDALQERNQLDTAQVDDIVMGCVTAVGDQGADIAKTAALASGWDEKVAGVTLNRFCASGLEAVNLAAMKVRSGWEDLVVAGGVESMSRVPMGSDGGAWATDPETNLETGFMPQGIGADLIATLEGFTRTDVDNFAVRSQQKAANAWEQGYFAKSIVPVTDNTGVTILDHDEFIRSNTTVDSLAGLKPSFQMMGEMGFNSVAREKYHYVEKINHVHHAGNSSGIVDGATALLIGSEAKGKELGLKPRARIVATAVTSTDPTIMLTGPAPAARKALEKAGLTIDQIDLFEVNEAFASVVMRFQKELSVPDEKVNVNGGAIAMGHPLGATGAMILGTLLDELERRELRYGLATLCVGGGMGIATIIERV
- a CDS encoding 3-hydroxyacyl-CoA dehydrogenase NAD-binding domain-containing protein — encoded protein: MTAIKYDLGSDQILTLTIDMPGQSANTMNGEFRTALSEVVAKVKQDLDNIKGIIVASAKKTFFAGGDLNELHKVTRDQAKAFEDMVDGMKADMRFLETCGKPVVAAINGTALGGGLEIALACHHRVALDKDSTQLGLPEVTLGLLPGGGGTQRLPRMIGLEAAFPLLMEGKKLAPKAALKAGVIDALASSPEEMMSKAREFIVANPKSQQPWDKKGFKMPGGAPHHPAMAQKLAIAPAMLRQKTKGCYPAPERILAAAVEGAQVDFDSGSLVETRYFAELATGNVAKNMTSTFWFQLNAIKAGGSRPDGVEKETFKKVGVLGAGMMGAGIAYSTATRGVEVVLKDVSVENAEKGKSYSEKLLAKKVSRGRMTEAEKDAVLSRITATDSADDLENCDLIIEAVFEDSGLKAKVTREAEPKMAANGIFASNTSTIPISQLADASAKPENFIGLHFFSPVDKMQLVEIIVGETTSDETLARAFDYVQQIGKIPIVVNDSRGFFTSRVFGTFVNEGISMLAEGIHPASIDNAGVLAGMPVGPLTISDEVTLTLMQHIRAESKRDAEAAGRTWTPHPAEGVIDTMVNTHNRKGKASGAGFYEYPEKGKKYLWPELENLFVDQEKARSVKLQDLKDRILFIQAIETIRCLEEGVLRTVEDANIGSIFGIGYAPWTGGAIQFVNQYGVRNFAERAQELATQYGERFTPPTLLLEKAEKNETFA